The Pongo abelii isolate AG06213 chromosome 23, NHGRI_mPonAbe1-v2.0_pri, whole genome shotgun sequence genome includes a window with the following:
- the PARVG gene encoding gamma-parvin, with translation MEPEFLYDLLQLPKGVEPPAEEELSKGGKKKYLPPTSRKDPKFEELQKVLMEWINATLLPEHIVVRSLEEDMFDGLILHHLFQRLAALKLEAEDIALTATSQKHKLTVVLEAVNRSLQLEERQAKWSVETIFNKDLLSTLHLLVALAKRFQPDLSLPTNVQVEVISIESTKSGLKSEKLVEQLTEYTTDKDQPPKDVFDELFKLAPEKVNAVKEAIVNFVNQKLDRLGLSVQNLDTQFADGVILLLLIGQLEGFFLHLKEFYLTPNSPAEMLHNVTLALELLKDEGLLSCPVSPEDIVNKDAKSTLRVLYGLFCKHTQKAHRDRTPRGAPN, from the exons GAGGAGCTCTCAAAAG gaggaaagaagaaataccTGCCACCCACTTCCCGGAAGGACCCCAAATTTGAAGAACTGCAGAAG GTGCTGATGGAGTGGATCAACGCCACTCTCCTTCCCGAGCACATTGTGGTCCGCAGCCTGGAGGAGGACATGTTCGACGGGCTCATCCTGCACCACCTATTCC AGAGGCTGGCGGCGCTCAAGCTGGAAGCGGAGGACATCGCCCTGACAGCCACAAGCCAGAAGCACAAGCTCACAGTGGTGCTGGAGGCCGTGAACCGGAGTCTGCAGCTGGAGGAGCGGCAGGCCAAGTGGAGCGTGGAGA CCATCTTCAACAAGGACCTGCTGTCCACCCTGCACCTCCTTGTGGCCCTGGCCAAGCGCTTCCAGCCCGATCTGTCCCTCCCAACCAACGTCCAGGTGGAGGTCATCAGCATCGAG agcACCAAGAGTGGTCTGAAGTCAGAGAAGTTGGTGGAACAGCTCACTGAATACAC CACAGACAAGGACCAGCCTCCGA AGGACGTCTTTGATGAATTATTTAAGCTGGCTCCGGAGAAAGTGAACGCAGTGAAAGAG GCCATCGTGAACTTTGTCAACCAGAAGCTGGACCGCCTGGGCCTGTCTGTGCAGAATCTGGACACCCAG TTTGCAGACGGGGTCATCTTACTCTTGCTGATTGGACAACTTGAAGGCTTCTTCCTGCATTTAAAGGAATTCTACCTCACTCCCAACTCTCCTGCAGAAATG CTGCACAACGTCACCCTGGCGCTGGAGCTGCTGAAGGACGAGGGCCTGCTCAGCTGCCCTGTCAGCCCTGAAG ACATCGTGAATAAGGATGCCAAGAGCACACTGCGGGTGCTCTATGGCCTGTTCTGCAAGCACACGCAGAAGGCACACAGGGACAGGACGCCCCGTGGAGCCCCGAATTGA